A region of Mesoplodon densirostris isolate mMesDen1 chromosome 11, mMesDen1 primary haplotype, whole genome shotgun sequence DNA encodes the following proteins:
- the LOC132499292 gene encoding C-type lectin domain family 1 member B-like, with product MQDEDGYVTLNIKTQKPALTSGDPASSSLWRMMALILLILCMGIAVGLVALGIMSVTQQNYLQAENEHLSGTLKKLARKFCQDLLQQSGQKESHKCSPCDVNWRYYGDSCYGFFRHNLTWKDSKKYCADVNATLLKITREDTLQYISSRTGLIRWVGLFRQKSSDIWMWEDGSVPSKNLFKLSGTATENMNCAYFHNGKIHPTFCENKHYLMCERKAGMAKVDQLL from the exons ATGCAGGATGAAGATGGATACGTCACCTTAAATATTAAAACTCAAAAACCAGCTCTCACTTCAG GTGACCCTGCTTCCTCCTCTTTGTGGCGTATGATGGCTTTGATTCTGCTGATCTTGTGCATGGGGATAGCTGTTGGGCTGGTGGCTCTGGGGATTATGT CTGTCACGCAGCAGAACTACCTACAAGCTGAGAATGAACATCTCTCAGGAACTCTGAAAAAATTAGCAAGGAAGTTCTGCCAAGATTTACTACAACAATCAGGACAAAAGGAAA GCCATAAATGCAGCCCATGTGACGTAAACTGGAGATATTATGGAGACAGTTGCTATGGATTCTTCAGGCACAACTTGACATGGAAAGACAGTAAGAAGTATTGTGCTGATGTAAATGCTACTCTTCTGAAGATCACCAGGGAGGACACGCTG CAATACATCAGTAGCAGGACTGGATTAATTCGTTGGGTTGGATTGTTCCGCCAGAAATCCAGTGACATCTGGATGTGGGAAGACGGCTCAGTTCCCTCCAAAAATTT GTTCAAGCTTTCTGGAACtgcaacagaaaatatgaattgtGCTTATTTTCATAATGGGAAAATTCACCCTACCTTCTGTGAGAACAAACATTATTTAATGTGTGAAAGGAAGGCAGGCATGGCAAAGGTGGACCAACTACTTTAA